Proteins encoded by one window of Bactrocera oleae isolate idBacOlea1 chromosome 4, idBacOlea1, whole genome shotgun sequence:
- the LOC106617577 gene encoding transmembrane channel-like protein 7 isoform X1, whose amino-acid sequence MSDVSKNKQKTKKTNGWEEAGCEFYQENYCADWDGFAKNPIAITTLLPSKQNRLGTSKRNYTQLDRKQKICWQQFPSTTQRNYQQNDGQFSLLPDLSQVINDEEHIWEEMFQIKQLPLAMHQKKEFKLDLQNATKLRLQGFNQLKWKHRKAWQKIALEWTKFSTIIKLWQSSLKDIEGHFGSGVAAYFIFLRWLFYLNCVTFLLIIIFVIIPNIMAYEKYDKCKLPQNLNRSNNCLTQDIDQKPYMDLKSGGSFNLLDIVQGTGALEISLMFYGGYSNKSVGIAFKDTLNSTYNEKQHSFYYDLSSAYIFAVLGYFTTTLIFIVKASAREFKDRLINGRWQFYQYCNLAFGGWDFCIHNEKSSVIKHKAVFNEFKSSIHSKRIETERNNRSNDYMLKLIMIRIIINISVIITLILSAYVIFLLFNMSLMQGHGKFLNINYGEVNSYDTVNAEGALSIQLLELFFDFAPYICIVFLNLLLPAFFKYLCSFEKYSPLFVIKISLIRMIFLRLASLFILLSRFYYIVIPNSDTLVTKSVPYKCWETFVGQQFYKLVLTDFFSHLFVTFCFNLPRAILAIYFNNNFVKFTCEQEFELSKHALDIVYLQTICWIGSFYMPFLPALIIGIMFLMFYIKKFQCLINSKPTKILYGTSRSNSLFMSVLLISFIVSVIVLTYAFAEVSPSTSCGPFKELKTVWDAPLSTFMRMPIFVKDFVFFFGTPGFVIPCFFILILLLYYFYAVSDANKNMVEVLKNQLVLEGHDKKFLLTRLLLTHQDTQE is encoded by the exons ATGTCTGACGTTtctaaaaataagcaaaaaactaaaaaaactaaCGGTTGGGAAGAAGCAGGATGCGAGTTTTATCAGGAGAATTATTGTGCAGATTGGGATGGCTTCGCCAAAAATCCTATAGCAATAACTACTTTACTACCGTCAAAACAAAACAGGCTAG GCACTTCAAAGCGGAATTACACCCAGCTGGAtcgaaaacagaaaatttgCTGGCAACAGTTTCCTTCAACTACACAAAGAAATTATCAACAAAATGATGGGCAATTTTCTTTGCTCCCTGACTTATCCCAAGTCATTAATGACGAGGAACATATATGGGAAGAGATGTTTCAAATTAAACAATTACCATTAGCAATGCACCAAAAAAAGGAATTTAAATTGGATTTGCAG AATGCAACCAAACTACGTCTGCAAGGATTTAACCAACTTAAATGGAAACATCGCAAAGCTTGGCAAAAAATTGCTTTAGAGTGGACCAAATTTAGTACTATTATTAAATTGTGGCAGTCATCTTTGAAGGATATCGAGGGACATTTTGGTAGTGGTGTAGCTGCatactttatatttttacgatGGCTTTTTTATCTTAACTGTGTTACATTcctattaataattatatttgtaataattccAAATATTATGGCATATGAGAAATATGACAAATGTAAGCTACCACAAAACTTAAATCGGTCAAATAATTGTCTTACACAAGATATTGATCAAAAACCTTATATGGATTTAAAGAGCGGTGGATCGTTTAATCTTCTTGATATAGTACAAGGAACTGGAGCACTGGAAATATCACTGATGTTTTATGGAGGATATTCCAATAAATCAGTTGGAATTGCGTTTAAAGACACCCTTAACTCCACTTATAATGAAAAGCAACATTCATTCTATTACGACCTATCTTCTGCTTATATATTCGCTGTGCTTGGTTACTTTACAACTACTTTAATTTTCATCGTAAAAGCATCTGCCCGTGAGTTTAAAGATCGCCTTATTAATGGCCGATGGCAGTTTTACCAGTATTGCAACCTTGCTTTTGGTGGTTGGGACTTTTGCATTCATAATGAGAAATCAAGTGTTATTAAGCATAAAGCAGTCTTTAATGAATTCAAAAGCTCAATTCATTCTAAACGTATTGAAACTGAAAGAAATAACCGCTCGAATGACTATATGTTAAAACTTATTATGATACGaattattattaacatttcTGTTATTATTACATTAATTCTCTCagcatatgtaatatttttactcTTTAATATGAGCTTGATGCAAGGTCATGgtaaatttcttaatattaattatgGAGAAGTGAATTCATATGATACTGTTAATGCTGAGGGGGCGCTTTCGATACAACTTCTTGAGCTATTCTTTGATTTCGCACCATATATTtgcattgtttttttaaatcttttactgccagctttttttaaatatttgtgttcttTTGAAAAGTATTCTCCCTTGTTTGTGATAAAAATCAGCTTAATCCGCATGATATTTTTAAGATTagcttctttatttattttactaagcCGGTTCTATTATATTGTAATACCAAACTCGGATACTCTTGTTACGAAATCTGTTCCATATAAATGTTGGGAAACATTTGTAGGCCAGCAATTCTACAAGCTTGTTTTAACAGATTTCTTTAGTCATTTGTTTGTAACTTTTTGCTTCAACCTTCCCCGTGCTATATtagcaatatattttaataacaatttcgTAAAATTTACTTGTGAGCAAGAGTTTGAACTTTCCAAGCATGCTTTGGATATTGTATATTTGCAAACAATTTGCTGGATAGGAAGTTTTTATATGCCTTTTTTGCCGGCCTTAATTATAGGAATTATGTTTCTAATGttttacataaaaaagtttcaatgtCTCATAAATTCGAAAccaactaaaatattatatggaaCTTCGCGCTCTAATTCACTATTTATGTCTGTCCTCTTGATATCATTCATTGTTTCCGTAATTGTATTAACTTATGCCTTTGCTGAAGTATCACCATCTACGTCATGTGGTCCTTTTAAAGAACTAAAAACGGTATGGGATGCGCCATTGTCGACTTTCATGAGGATGCCAATATTTGTCAaagattttgtatttttcttcgGAACACCTGGATTTGTTATACcttgtttttttattctaatcttattactttattatttttacgcCGTATCGGATGCCAACAAAAATATGGTCGAGGTGTTGAAAAATCAGTTAGTATTAGAAGGACATgataaaaaatttctattaacCCGACTCTTATTGACTCATCAAGATACGcaagaataa
- the Lpt gene encoding histone-lysine N-methyltransferase 2C, which produces MDLDLVCEETDLDSLQPFPPGALSTPNSNRSSPANGNDEATFQTQLFLQASSDNGDTFSALMAGMENKSNNSKRGPGRPRKDLPQQKGNVKRKNLGDHVQCSDRTNLSIAPLSSSESSNTGYPEDKTITNMDEISTIEYPGKICCLCNLDEKSALGQGDFLRWEVDPDNCEKAIQFYMETNSKIDETLRHTTIDQVSFRRQKSNCRGKIFQNNCINELDKIGHSEKMSLNTILDGSYLYLHRMCLMWSQGVYGKTNEIKSNIEFIIAKSLSQKCSFCGQYGASITCKMSCTKVFHLPCAAASASFQIMDNFMVFCLDHIEQVMVICPDANITCQNCSSMDNMAKMIMCATCGEHFHTNCVGLINTPETRAGWNCPNCRKCQICRESDGSEGRFIKCEQCQRLYHNTCLRPTISSLPKYGWKCNRCRVCTDCGSRTPGGGTSSRWHCHYTICDSCYQQRNKGFSCPICHKAYRASAHKEMVKCNFCHRFVHSTCDEDADLITYHKKKENNPDYDYICPQCKLLPMSEKIITNQCNSNRSGEGITLPQGIDDNFIKEMDIENFQNNCGGDFILTESHSSKIFRKKILYRGRGGKLMGQKSNILTHLGRKRNSVRGKGRHLLLNNINLTSNGERLLTSNKSSEDCLSMERKILLCSAKDKFLLSQDLCVMCGSAGIEKESSLIACAQCGQCYHPYCVNTKISNVILERGWRCLDCTVCESCGQRNDEARLILCDECDLSYHIYCVSPPLETVPHGNWKCKWCAACQKCGRFSPGVSQQSRNTFTNGIMECGQCSSQEMCSFCGQRYNDGELIIQCKNCERWLHCRCDSINTEEEAQICDNIEYHCILCRPKDKSFAQFLSSKTSKIIKTIPLSTDTIISSNNDTETTFWVDGVSMSERGANMIKALSTDIKKKRKVRTPNDSQNKESGILAAIESVVAGSNNNVPIEDNIDTDSLKKRDTDHYKDGMVWTGADNNPPEGFSISTNDDGIAILRKKRQRNLQKIGIGGFSVRNRAIKKDEASNNSNNCSYTDSEKRKKAVRKKVKSRLSESYPVYLQEAFFGKSLLEMKTKSQLPVEDSDISDEQMELIDALFSEESPASMSKSVPTLPANTNEEQNNAISTLTSNIKIKCKDVDESVTIGNGIEALNAANTISMHEISNSGIITSSKFVESKKANSKVDEVKPAIFFTDLSNESGRSTSTSNVKGQVISTPDDLAMKLIYSETQRGIDFRSMAVSKQTEETNLLVNNLNENEANVPFISQSPKQILEQPPQIQILPIHVPLQNTTCVVESPASENSIIPHNQFAQQLQNSQLKTTPPQLDSAGTQKTAEKMRRDEDLGKTATISAVLYANTQHPELKQMYPNWNDRCKQILKRWRSLSNEKKAPFLQQAKDNRSAHRIRRSQQDQERICFNQKSLKEQEQERIWKQHQAKAKESQNSVNYNNRGYSFDLNGTYEMCPIDKREIIYNGDSLHKRTQPQLVSKEKHDKQSENKHLRTLLLKEQQLRAATTDPWISNTAPHNSPNSLYQRSLSSDLMPTSNESKNISVDESKTIKPFEAVQLEQPSCIENKQVFKNRKDIKSTESGEPELEKLDSDENGAFGDILGGLGDGNDDDLLKSLTAEIGDDFNILEYADPALDELASNPNLLNKLDFE; this is translated from the exons ATGGACCTAGATCTAGTATGTGAAGAAACTGATTTGGATTCATTGCAACCATTCCCTCCTG GTGCTCTTTCTACTCCAAATTCGAACAGATCATCTCCAGCCAATGGCAATGACGAAGCCACTTTTCAAACACAATTATTTTTACAAGCATCTTCTGATAATGGAGACACATTTTCGGCGCTTATGGCAGGAAtggaaaataaatcaaataattcgAAACGAGGTCCCGGGAGGCCTAGGAAAGATTTGCCTCAACAAAAGGGCAATGTGAAGCGAAAAAACTTAGGGGATCATGTCCAATGTAGTGATCGTACTAATCTTTCTATCGCGCCATTGTCGTCATCTGAAAGTTCTAATACTGGATATCCTGAagataaaacaataacaaatatggaTGAAATTTCAACTATTGAATATCCTGGAAAAATATGTTGTTTATGTAATCTTGATGAAAAAAGTGCATTGGGGCAAGGAGACTTTTTACGATGGGAGGTGGATCCGGATAACTGCGAAAAGGCTATTCAATTCTACATGGAAACTAATTCTAAAATCGATGAAACCTTAAGGCATACCACTATAGACCAAGTTTCATTCCGTCGACAAAAAAGTAATTGCAgaggaaaaatatttcaaaataattgtatCAACGAACTAGACAAAATAGGACATTCGGAAAAGATGTctcttaatacaattttagatgGTTCTTATCTATATTTGCATCGCATGTGTCTTATGTGGTCACAAGGCGTATATGGAAAAACGAATGAAATTAAGTCGAACATAGAGTTCATAATTGCCAAAAGTCTCTCGCAAAAATGCTCTTTTTGTGGACAGTATGGAGCAAGTATCACATGTAAAATGAGTTGTACAAAAGTGTTTCATTTGCCGTGCGCTGCAGCATCAGCTAGCTTTCAAATCATGGataattttatggttttttgcTTGGATCACATTGAACAAGTAATggttatat GCCCAGATGCTAATATCACGTGCCAAAACTGCTCCTCCATGGATAATATGGCAAAAATGATTATGTGCGCCACTTGTGGTGAACATTTTCATACCAATTGTGTTGGTCTAATAAATACTCCAG AAACTCGAGCGGGTTGGAATTGCCCCAATTGCCGTAAATGTCAGATATGTAGAGAGAGTGACGGTTCCGAAGGACGTTTCATTAAATGTGAACAGTGCCAACGATTATACCATAATACCTGTTTACGACCCACGATTTCATCTTTGCCAAAATATGGCTGGAAGTGCAAT CGTTGCCGGGTTTGTACTGACTGTGGTTCAAGAACTCCTGGGGGTGGAACCTCATCTCGATGGCACTGTCATTACACAATTTGTGATTCGTGTTACCAGCAACGTAATAAAGGATTTTCTTGTCCTATCTGTCACAAAGCTTATAGAGCTTCCGCCCACAAGGAAATGgttaaatgcaatttttgtcATAG GTTTGTACATAGCACATGTGACGAAGATGCCGACTTGATTACTTAtcataaaaagaaagaaaataatcCTGATTATGATTATATATGCCCTCAATGTAAGTTATTGCCAATGAGCGAGAAGATTATAACAAATCAATGTAATTCAAATCGCTCCGGAGAAGGAATTACATTGCCTCAAGGAATAGATGACAATTTTATTAAGGAAATGGacatagaaaattttcaaaataattgtggaggtgattttattttaacagaATCTCATTCATCCAAAatattcagaaaaaaaatattatatcgcGGTCGAGGTGGGAAATTAATGGGGCAAAAGAGTAATATTTTGACACATCTCGGGCGAAAACGTAATTCTGTACGCGGTAAAGGACGAcatcttttattaaataatatcaatTTAACTTCAAATGGTGAAAGATTATTAACCTCGAATAAATCCTCAGAAGATTGCCTGTCTATGGAAAGGAAAATATTACTGTGTTCTGCAAAGGACAAATTTCTTTTGTCGCAAGATTTGTGTGTAATGTGTGGATCTGCTGGAATTGAAAAGGAAAGCAGTCTTATTGCTTGTGCACAATGTGGTCAATGTTATCATCCTTATTGTGTTAACACAAAAATATCGAACGTGATTTTAGAAAGGGGTTGGAGGTGTCTTGATTGTACTGTATGCGAGAGCTGTGGTCAAAGGAACGATGAGGCGAGACTAATCCTTTGTGACGAATGCGACTTATCATATCATATATACTGTGTGAGTCCTCCCTTAGAAACAGTTCCGCATGGAAATTGGAAATGTAAGTGGTGTGCTGCTTGCCAAAAATGTGGTCGATTTTCTCCCGGAGTAAGCCAACAAAGCCGTAATACATTCACTAATGGTATTATGGAATGTGGTCAATGTTCAAGCCAAGAAATGTGTTCATTTTGCGGTCAACGATATAATGATGGTGAGCTTATTATCCAGTGTAAAAATTGTGAACGTTGGTTACATTGTCGCTGTGATTCTATAAATACTGAAGAGGAAGCCCAAATATGTGATAATATAGAATATCATTGCATTCTATGTCGGCCCAAGGACAAATCGTTTGCTCAATTTTTATCttcaaaaacatcaaaaattattaaaacaatacCATTAAGCACTGACACTATAATCTCATCAAATAACGACACAGAAACTACATTTTGGGTAGATGGTGTTAGTATGAGCGAAAGAGGTGCTAATATGATTAAAGCATTGTCGACAGACataaagaaaaaacgtaaagtGCGTACTCCCAATGATTCACAAAATAAAGAGTCTGGAATATTAGCAGCTATAGAGTCCGTTGTTGCTGGATCAAATAACAATGTTCCGATAGAAGACAACATTGACACAGACTCATTAAAAAAGAGGGACACAGATCATTACAAGGACGGAATGGTTTGGACAGGTGCCGATAACAATCCACCTGAAGGATTTTCGATTTCTACGAATGATGATGGAATCGCAATATTACGGAAAAAACGTCAAcggaatttacaaaaaattggtATTGGTGGATTCAGTGTGCGGAATCGTGCTATTAAAAAAGACGAAGCATCAAACAATTCTAATAATTGTAGCTATACCGATTcagaaaaaagaaagaaagccgttcgaaaaaaagttaaaagtcgGTTGAGTGAATCTTATCCAGTGTACTTGCAAGAGGCATTTTTTGGTAAATCATTACTTGAAATGAAAACTAAAAGCCAGTTACCGGTTGAAGATTCTGACATATCCGACGAACAAATGGAGCTAATTGATGCTCTATTTTCTGAAGAATCGCCTGCTTCAATGAGCAAAAGTGTTCCAACATTACCTGCAAATACTAATGAAGAACAAAACAACGCGATTTCCACATTAActtcaaatatcaaaataaaatgtaaagatGTGGATGAAAGCGTAACAATTGGAAATGGAATTGAAGCTTTGAATGCCGCTAATACAATTTCAATGCATGAAATTTCCAACAGCGGCATAATAACATCGTCAAAATTTGTGGAATCAAAAAAAGCTAACTCAAAAGTCGATGAAGTCAAGCcag CAATATTCTTTACGGATTTATCTAATGAATCAGGTAGATCGACCTCCACTTCTAATGTTAAAGGCCAA gtgATTTCTACTCCCGATGACCTCGCAATGAAACTAATATATTCAGAAACTCAACGAGGTATTGATTTCAG ATCGATGGCGGTCTCAAAGCAAACGGAGGAGACTAATTTACTGgttaataatttaaacgaaaatgaAGCAAATGTGCCTTTTATTTCGCAATCTCCTAAACAAATTCTGGAACAACCACCCCAAATTCAAATATTGCCGATACATGTGCCACTGCAGAATACAACATGTGTAGTTGAAAGTCCTGCTTCTGAAAATTCGATAATTCCTCATAACCAATTTGCTCAACAATTGCAAAATTCACAACTTAAAACTACTCCGCCACAACTTGATTCGGCTGGGACACAAAAAACAGCTGAAAAGATGAGACGAGATGAAG ATTTGGggaaaacagcaacaatatcGGCTGTACTTTATGCTAATACTCAGCATCCTGAGCTAAAACAGATGTATCCAAACTGGAACGATCGGTGTAAACAGATTCTAAAAAGATGGCGATCTCTTTCTAATGAGAAAAAAGCTCCATTTCTTCAGCAAGCAAAAGATAACAGATCGGCTCATAGAATACGGCGATCACAGCAG GACCAGGAAAGAATATGTTTTAATCAAAAGTCCTTAAAAGAGCAAGAACAAGAACGTATATGGAAACAACATCAAGCAAAAGCTAAGGAATCGCAAAACAGTGTCAATTATAATAACAGAG ggTATTCATTTGATTTAAATGGAACATATGAAATGTGTCCAATAGACAAGCGAGAAATAATATACAATGGAGACTCCTTGCATAAAAGGACGCAGCCACAACTGGTTTCAAAAGAAAAACACG aTAAACAGTCTGAAAACAAACACCTAAGAACATTGCTTTTAAAGGAACAACAACTAAGAGCTGCAACAACAGATCCTTGGATTTCCAACACAGCACCCCACAATTCTCCTAACAGTTTGTATCAACGCTCTTTATCAAGTGATTTGATGCCTACctcaaatgaaagcaaaaatatttcggTTGATGAGTCAAAAACTATTAAACCGTTTGAAGCTGTTCAATTGGAACAACCTAGTTGTATTGAAAATAAGCAAGTTTTTAAAAACCGTAAAGATATAAAATCAACAGAAAGTGGAGAGCCTGAGCTTGAAAAACTGGACTCTGATGAAAATGGGGCTTTTGGAGATATTTTGGGTGGTTTGGGAGATGGAAATGACGATGATCTCTTAAAATCTTTAACGGCAGAAATTggagatgattttaatatactaGAATACGCGGATCCCGCTTTAGACGAATTGGCTTCAAACCCaaacttattaaacaaattagaTTTTGAATAA
- the LOC106617577 gene encoding transmembrane channel-like protein 7 isoform X2 encodes MFQIKQLPLAMHQKKEFKLDLQNATKLRLQGFNQLKWKHRKAWQKIALEWTKFSTIIKLWQSSLKDIEGHFGSGVAAYFIFLRWLFYLNCVTFLLIIIFVIIPNIMAYEKYDKCKLPQNLNRSNNCLTQDIDQKPYMDLKSGGSFNLLDIVQGTGALEISLMFYGGYSNKSVGIAFKDTLNSTYNEKQHSFYYDLSSAYIFAVLGYFTTTLIFIVKASAREFKDRLINGRWQFYQYCNLAFGGWDFCIHNEKSSVIKHKAVFNEFKSSIHSKRIETERNNRSNDYMLKLIMIRIIINISVIITLILSAYVIFLLFNMSLMQGHGKFLNINYGEVNSYDTVNAEGALSIQLLELFFDFAPYICIVFLNLLLPAFFKYLCSFEKYSPLFVIKISLIRMIFLRLASLFILLSRFYYIVIPNSDTLVTKSVPYKCWETFVGQQFYKLVLTDFFSHLFVTFCFNLPRAILAIYFNNNFVKFTCEQEFELSKHALDIVYLQTICWIGSFYMPFLPALIIGIMFLMFYIKKFQCLINSKPTKILYGTSRSNSLFMSVLLISFIVSVIVLTYAFAEVSPSTSCGPFKELKTVWDAPLSTFMRMPIFVKDFVFFFGTPGFVIPCFFILILLLYYFYAVSDANKNMVEVLKNQLVLEGHDKKFLLTRLLLTHQDTQE; translated from the exons ATGTTTCAAATTAAACAATTACCATTAGCAATGCACCAAAAAAAGGAATTTAAATTGGATTTGCAG AATGCAACCAAACTACGTCTGCAAGGATTTAACCAACTTAAATGGAAACATCGCAAAGCTTGGCAAAAAATTGCTTTAGAGTGGACCAAATTTAGTACTATTATTAAATTGTGGCAGTCATCTTTGAAGGATATCGAGGGACATTTTGGTAGTGGTGTAGCTGCatactttatatttttacgatGGCTTTTTTATCTTAACTGTGTTACATTcctattaataattatatttgtaataattccAAATATTATGGCATATGAGAAATATGACAAATGTAAGCTACCACAAAACTTAAATCGGTCAAATAATTGTCTTACACAAGATATTGATCAAAAACCTTATATGGATTTAAAGAGCGGTGGATCGTTTAATCTTCTTGATATAGTACAAGGAACTGGAGCACTGGAAATATCACTGATGTTTTATGGAGGATATTCCAATAAATCAGTTGGAATTGCGTTTAAAGACACCCTTAACTCCACTTATAATGAAAAGCAACATTCATTCTATTACGACCTATCTTCTGCTTATATATTCGCTGTGCTTGGTTACTTTACAACTACTTTAATTTTCATCGTAAAAGCATCTGCCCGTGAGTTTAAAGATCGCCTTATTAATGGCCGATGGCAGTTTTACCAGTATTGCAACCTTGCTTTTGGTGGTTGGGACTTTTGCATTCATAATGAGAAATCAAGTGTTATTAAGCATAAAGCAGTCTTTAATGAATTCAAAAGCTCAATTCATTCTAAACGTATTGAAACTGAAAGAAATAACCGCTCGAATGACTATATGTTAAAACTTATTATGATACGaattattattaacatttcTGTTATTATTACATTAATTCTCTCagcatatgtaatatttttactcTTTAATATGAGCTTGATGCAAGGTCATGgtaaatttcttaatattaattatgGAGAAGTGAATTCATATGATACTGTTAATGCTGAGGGGGCGCTTTCGATACAACTTCTTGAGCTATTCTTTGATTTCGCACCATATATTtgcattgtttttttaaatcttttactgccagctttttttaaatatttgtgttcttTTGAAAAGTATTCTCCCTTGTTTGTGATAAAAATCAGCTTAATCCGCATGATATTTTTAAGATTagcttctttatttattttactaagcCGGTTCTATTATATTGTAATACCAAACTCGGATACTCTTGTTACGAAATCTGTTCCATATAAATGTTGGGAAACATTTGTAGGCCAGCAATTCTACAAGCTTGTTTTAACAGATTTCTTTAGTCATTTGTTTGTAACTTTTTGCTTCAACCTTCCCCGTGCTATATtagcaatatattttaataacaatttcgTAAAATTTACTTGTGAGCAAGAGTTTGAACTTTCCAAGCATGCTTTGGATATTGTATATTTGCAAACAATTTGCTGGATAGGAAGTTTTTATATGCCTTTTTTGCCGGCCTTAATTATAGGAATTATGTTTCTAATGttttacataaaaaagtttcaatgtCTCATAAATTCGAAAccaactaaaatattatatggaaCTTCGCGCTCTAATTCACTATTTATGTCTGTCCTCTTGATATCATTCATTGTTTCCGTAATTGTATTAACTTATGCCTTTGCTGAAGTATCACCATCTACGTCATGTGGTCCTTTTAAAGAACTAAAAACGGTATGGGATGCGCCATTGTCGACTTTCATGAGGATGCCAATATTTGTCAaagattttgtatttttcttcgGAACACCTGGATTTGTTATACcttgtttttttattctaatcttattactttattatttttacgcCGTATCGGATGCCAACAAAAATATGGTCGAGGTGTTGAAAAATCAGTTAGTATTAGAAGGACATgataaaaaatttctattaacCCGACTCTTATTGACTCATCAAGATACGcaagaataa
- the tsr gene encoding cofilin/actin-depolymerizing factor homolog — protein MASGVTVSDVCKTTYEEIKKDKKHRYVIFYIRDEKQIDVETVGDRNAEYDQFLEDIQKCGTGECRYGLFDFEYMHQCQGTSESSKKQKLFLMSWCPDTAKVKKKMLYSSSFDALKKSLVGVQKYIQATDLSEASREAVEEKLRATDRQ, from the exons ATG gcTTCTGGTGTAACCGTGTCAGATGTTTGTAAAACCACATACGAAGAAATTAAAAAGGATAAAAAACATCgctatgtaattttttatatacgagACGAGAAACAAATTGATGTTGAAACAGTTGGCGACCGAAATGCTGAATACGACCAATTTCTTGAAGACATCCAAAAATGCGGTACGGGAGAATGCCG TTATGGTCTGTTTGATTTTGAATATATGCATCAATGTCAAGGAACTTCGGAAAGCTCAAAAAAGCAGAAACTTTTCCTAATGTCTTGGTGCCCGGACACCGCTAAG gttaAGAAGAAGATGTTGTACTCAAGTTCATTTGATGCGTTGAAGAAATCTTTAGTgggtgtacaaaaatatattcaagctACTGACCTTTCCGAAGCCTCTAGAGAAGCAGTCGAAGAGAAATTACGCGCCACAGATCGTCAATAA
- the Taldo gene encoding probable transaldolase yields the protein MEGITKKQKLSTLDQLKEITVVVADTGDFEAMKLYKPTDATTNPSLLLSAAKMDQYDHILKEAIKYGSKVGNTVNEKVQEAIDYLGVLFGCEILKIIPGRVSTEIDARLSFDTKKSIAKALKLIQLYEHMGIQKDRVLIKIASTWEGIQAAKILEEKHNIHCNLTLLFSFAQAVACADAGVTLISPFVGRILDWYVANTHTKSFEPEKDPGVISVTQIYNYYKKYDYKTVVMGASFRNIGEIKALAGCDYLTISPALLKDLEDDDEPINEQLSIKRAKSTDIEKINIDEATFRWLLNEDAMATEKLSEGIRKFAQDSKKLEDMIKKYINSA from the exons ATGGAAGGAATAACGAAGAAACAAAAATTGTCTACTCTAGATCAGTTGAAGGAAATCACTGTTGTTGTAGCTGATACAGGAGATTTCGAAG ctaTGAAATTGTATAAACCTACTGATGCCACTACAAATCCATCGTTATTGTTGTCTGCGGCTAAAATGGATCAATACGACCATATACTAAAGGAAGCTATTAAATATGGATCCAAAGTtggaaa cacAGTAAATGAAAAGGTTCAGGAAGCAATTGATTACTTAGGCGTGCTGTTCGGttgcgaaattttaaaaattataccaGGAAGAGTTTCAACTGAAATCGATGCTCGTTTATCatttgatacaaaaaaaagcatCGCAAAGGCATTGAAGTTAATACAATTATACGAACATATGGGAATTCAAAAAGACCGAGTTCTTATAAAAATTGCATCTACATGGGAAGGCATACAAGCAGCAAaaattttagaagaaaagcATAACATTCATTGCAATTTAACTCTACTGTTTTCTTTTGCTCAAGCTGTGGCATGCGCTGATGCTGGAGTTACTCTTATATCACCTTTTGTTGGGCGTATTTTAGATTGGTATGTTGCTAATACCCATACTAAAAGCTTTGAACCGGAGAAGGACCCAGGAGTCATATCGGTTACCCAAATCTAcaattactataaaaaatatgattataaaACAGTTGTTATGGGTGCATCCTTTAGAAACATTGGAGAAATTAAAGCATTAGCTGGTTGTGACTATTTAACAATCAGCCCTGCTTTGTTGAAAGATCTTGAGGATGATGATGAGCCTATTAACGAGCAGTTATCAATAAAGAGGGCCAAATCTAcggatattgaaaaaattaatattgatgaAGCAACATTCCGTTGGTTGCTTAATGAAGATGCTATGGCAACAGAAAAGCTTTCTGAAGGTATAAGAAAGTTTGCTCAAGATTCTAAAAAACTTGAAgacatgataaaaaaatatataaatagtgcGTAA